CGTCTCTTGCTGCTCTTCATCCGTTTCGAGAACTTGTGATCTCTCCATATCAAAACACATGAAAGATTCGGGACAAGCAGCATCAAATCAGTCAACTGACGGTTCGGTGAACTTGGCAGAACAACTCCAGTTTGGGAGATTGACTGAAGATAAGTTGTCCTACAAGAGGAAATTCATAGTGAGGTGGTACGAGGTTGGGTTCAATAATACTGCCGCAGTTATCGCCATTACCAATCTCCTTCAGGTGAGCtattgtatctctctctctgggtAAAACAGAGTTTGAAATTTTTGTAGGTGTAGTAGTAGTATGGTAATTTGAGATATTCTAGATGACGAATTCTTCAAAGAAAACGATTACATGTCATTACATTAAGAAGGGTTTTGACCTTCTGTCCTGAGAATTGAAGGAGATTGTAGAATTTAATAATGGCTGTGTCCTGGTGGATTTGGTTGGAACTGACTACAGAGGCCTAACCAATTATCCTTATACCTCCATAAATGAATGTGCTGTAACTATTTTAAGCCAATTTTTAATTTTCCGTTTTGAACAATCGTATTTAGGAAGCTGGGTGTAATCATCTTCAGTTCATAGGGTACTCCAAAGATGGGTTTGGGACAGGCAACACCATGAGACAGTTGCATATAATATGGGTGACTACTCGAATGCACATTGAAGTTTACAAATACCCATCATGGTGGGTGGTTTCTTTACCACTTTTATTTCATAATACTGAGCTGAGCTTTGCCTTTTGGGCTTGAAATTGATGTTTATTTTGTAAATGTGATACTGGATAACAGGGGCGACGTGGTTGAGATTGAGACATGGTTAGACTTGGGAAGAGTTGGGGGCAAACGTGATTGGATTATCAGAGATGCCACTGGTACAGTTATTGGGAGAGCCACCAGGTATTTGCTTTATTGCTTACTGCTTTCTTCCTTCACAGTGCattatgaaatttaatttaaagGTAGAAACATTTCCAAACAAACTGAAAGTATTAATAACATGTATTACGAATGCGTCTTTCTAGCTATCTTTCTCACTGATGTATTAATAGTAAAGCAGATAAGGCATATTAACTGTTAATATTAGTCCAAAACCATTCTGGTTCTTACCCATTAGACAGGGTTTTAATTACCTTTGGCCAACTTATACTATTAGCATGACAAGGATGTCATTGTGGAGATGACAAGCCACAGTTGCATTAGGCACTTTTGAAGCTTGTCCACCCATCAGAGAATCAAATCTAGAAGAATTGATTGACATTTCCTTTCTGGTGTGCCCCGCCTCCTTTTACAGTAAGAAATTAATATGGGGTTCTGTATAGATTAGTGTTGAAAGGAGGTCGACTATAAATAGTGGTAAAATGATCTAAATCATATGATGAAAGcctgaatggaaaaaaaaatatttaagtcACATGATGCACGGTTGCAGTCATGCTATGCTGATTGTGTACATTCAACTCAAGAACTAATCATTTGTTGGTTCTTATGTCAGAAACCAATTAAGGACAAATTTCATCCAGATTGAACAAGTTTAATCTGCCAATTTGGGGATAGTTTTCATTTCTGACTGCTTAATAAGAATGCAATAGATGTTGGAATggtccaatttgagtttttattGTCCTTGAAGACCTTGTAAATGGAAGATATACAtcaaatccaataccatttccTCTACATGTCTGTCCTATTTACTgcacacaatttttttttttataatataaatataacAAAGATGTTAGTACTGGTTGATTAGATTTTCATTTTCTAGACTAAACACCTTCGTCTGTCAACTTGTGTGTCCCATTTATGACATGGATATATAATTTAAGGCAAAGAAATTATTACCGTTATGATATCCAGCTCAAATTTGATTAGATACATAATTTTGCTCCAGCAAATGGGCCATGATGAACCAAGACACAAGACGACTCCAAAAAGTCAGCGAAGATATGCTTGATGATCTTCCAAATTACTGTTCACGAACACCACGGTAGGTGTATTTGGTTTTCTAATATCAAATTGTTGTTATTTTCATGAGGGGGCGGATCTAACCGAAGTTTTATAATTTTACAACTTAAACCTTATGATGAAGTTCCTCTTTTTCTTGTATGGATATATGTAATTACTTGATGAGTTGACACATCTAGCAAATGTCTGATTGATTCATTTTACAATTTACACTTTATGAGATGAATACATTGCCCCTCACACTTTTGAGAGTGAATCTGTCTGAATAAACAAAAGGTCTATATATGTGATCAAATGCAAGCTTCAACAATATCAGATACTACTGATTTTGTGTCATGAAATTGATCAACCGAGTCATACAGGTTTATCTTGGCTCCAACTTTTGGGCTGACCTTGATGTTGTCATTGCCAATCTGATAGGACTTAACTGCCTCGTTACTCGAAATGGACCTCTGATTTATAACATGATGTGTGCATTTCTGTGTCTGCATTTTATGTGCTATATATATaggacccttgaaaattctgaaaACCAATATCTCTGAGATTCATGAAGGTCCAAAGTAATAGTGGATGATCATAGATGAAAATTATTGGATATGATTGATCCTATAGTCCCAGTTAAAATTAAgtttgaaatgaaaagaaaaaaagtttacTTTGATCTAAATGTTATGCTTGTGGCATTCAGGTTAGCTTTTCCAGAGGATAACAGTAGCAAGAAGAAAATTCCCAAGCTTGAAGAGCCTGCACAATATTCTAGACTAGGGCTTAAGGTAAAAGTCTTTTGACTATTCTAAACATTGAACTTAATTTAAAGTTTGAACTGCTTACTAGGCACACATGCTTCTTTTATGAAACCTATTTCTTCAAGTTCTCAGTTTGCCTTGTAAATCTGCAGCCTAGAAGAGCTGATCTAGACATGAATCAGCATGTGAACAATGTCACCTACATAGGATGGGTTCTTGAGGTCAGTACTCCGTAGAGATGATGTTAGT
The sequence above is a segment of the Telopea speciosissima isolate NSW1024214 ecotype Mountain lineage chromosome 7, Tspe_v1, whole genome shotgun sequence genome. Coding sequences within it:
- the LOC122670119 gene encoding oleoyl-acyl carrier protein thioesterase 1, chloroplastic-like → MILSLKGCNAPDQFRTLTQHRSLYAFRALNRGGIGVVSCCSSSVSRTCDLSISKHMKDSGQAASNQSTDGSVNLAEQLQFGRLTEDKLSYKRKFIVRWYEVGFNNTAAVIAITNLLQEAGCNHLQFIGYSKDGFGTGNTMRQLHIIWVTTRMHIEVYKYPSWGDVVEIETWLDLGRVGGKRDWIIRDATGTVIGRATSKWAMMNQDTRRLQKVSEDMLDDLPNYCSRTPRLAFPEDNSSKKKIPKLEEPAQYSRLGLKPRRADLDMNQHVNNVTYIGWVLESMPQDIIDTHELQKVTLDYKRECQHDDMVDSLASMELMVGSEAVTELSRTKHEEDCCQFLHCLRMSSGGLEINRGRTEWRRKSMN